The following are from one region of the Aequoribacter fuscus genome:
- a CDS encoding patatin-like phospholipase family protein produces MTQPFPLDIYAGPTAFKRLQEQGWNSDLFDLLVGASGGPKWLVLCQLDMALNETLLEKRSTPLTALGSSIGCWRHAYLAQADSAAAMQAFLDPYIHQTYDRKPTTAEISQVTRDMLSDLLGKQGKRAILDEHKLRTRIVTARAPSAVNPNNPVRVGRHMLGAAIGNTLARARLQKHFQRVVFHSGPTPQEALPLTGFDTHWVPLIDDAIAPAIHASSSIPAVLVGESNIHGAPQGHYWDGGIIDYHFDLRDYHGDGLVLYPHFTNQITPGWFDKMRRARKLDPRSVDKLVLIAPSQRYISKLPHAKIPDRSDFRRFDQGMRQRYWQTVVERGEMLAEAWLRVINDANPVRFVERSL; encoded by the coding sequence ATGACTCAGCCCTTCCCACTCGATATCTACGCCGGCCCTACTGCATTCAAGCGCCTGCAAGAGCAAGGTTGGAACAGTGATTTGTTCGATTTACTTGTGGGCGCGTCGGGAGGGCCAAAATGGTTGGTCTTATGCCAACTGGATATGGCACTCAACGAAACCCTGCTTGAAAAACGCTCAACCCCCCTTACTGCTCTGGGCTCTTCGATTGGGTGTTGGCGTCACGCCTACCTAGCACAAGCCGATAGTGCGGCTGCGATGCAAGCGTTTCTGGACCCATACATTCATCAAACGTACGACCGCAAACCAACGACCGCCGAAATCAGTCAAGTCACCCGAGACATGCTGTCTGATCTGCTGGGCAAGCAAGGCAAACGAGCCATTTTAGACGAGCATAAACTCAGAACCCGCATCGTTACAGCTCGGGCACCCTCGGCCGTCAACCCCAACAACCCAGTGCGAGTGGGCCGTCACATGCTGGGCGCTGCAATCGGCAATACCCTAGCTCGAGCGCGCTTGCAAAAACACTTTCAACGCGTGGTGTTTCATTCAGGACCCACTCCGCAAGAGGCTTTGCCCCTCACCGGGTTTGATACCCATTGGGTGCCCTTAATCGACGACGCGATCGCGCCCGCCATCCACGCCAGCAGCTCCATACCCGCAGTTTTGGTGGGCGAATCGAATATCCACGGCGCCCCTCAAGGTCATTATTGGGATGGCGGCATTATCGATTATCATTTTGACTTGCGTGATTATCATGGCGACGGCTTAGTGCTATACCCACATTTCACCAATCAAATAACACCTGGGTGGTTCGATAAAATGCGCAGGGCCCGCAAACTCGACCCGCGCTCTGTCGACAAGCTCGTCTTAATCGCCCCCAGTCAGCGTTACATCAGCAAACTGCCCCATGCAAAAATTCCAGATCGCAGCGACTTCAGACGGTTTGATCAGGGCATGCGGCAACGCTATTGGCAAACGGTGGTCGAGCGCGGAGAGATGCTCGCAGAGGCCTGGTTAAGGGTGATAAACGACGCCAACCCCGTTCGGTTCGTCGAGCGAAGCCTGTAA
- a CDS encoding ZIP family metal transporter: MITAWNTLLFYCGAIAIGSYAGGMLPRLITMTHTRTQLAMSAVSGLMLGVAFYHLLPHALAEFGEGYGIDDVVWWLMIGLVSMLLLLRLFHFHQHDFTPAADHSHCDHDHHSHHHDHDVTTPAAVKVHPMSWLSIAFGLSVHTIIDGVALGAVVLAEGASSTHVAWVGLGVFVAILLHKPLDAVSIATLARAAGLSMNGQRTVNLIFALMCPLGALLFYFGFQSLDGMAPGLLGATLAFAAGAFVCIALSDLIPEVHFHSHDRLKLSFTFLLGIAVAYAIAFIEPASLHAMH, translated from the coding sequence TTGATCACGGCTTGGAATACACTGTTGTTTTACTGCGGGGCTATCGCGATTGGCTCCTACGCCGGCGGTATGTTGCCGCGCCTGATCACCATGACACATACTCGAACGCAGCTGGCAATGAGCGCGGTATCAGGCTTGATGCTAGGCGTAGCCTTTTATCATTTGTTGCCTCACGCGTTGGCCGAATTTGGTGAGGGCTATGGTATTGACGACGTGGTCTGGTGGCTCATGATTGGTTTAGTCAGTATGTTGCTGTTGCTGCGGTTGTTTCACTTCCACCAGCACGATTTTACGCCTGCGGCTGACCACAGCCATTGCGATCATGATCATCATTCGCATCACCACGATCACGATGTGACGACGCCAGCAGCGGTAAAAGTGCACCCAATGAGTTGGCTCAGTATTGCCTTTGGTTTGAGCGTGCATACCATCATTGATGGGGTGGCGCTGGGCGCTGTTGTTTTGGCTGAGGGCGCAAGCTCGACCCATGTCGCGTGGGTGGGTCTGGGCGTGTTTGTGGCCATTTTATTGCACAAGCCCTTAGATGCCGTCTCCATTGCAACGCTTGCCCGAGCCGCGGGCCTAAGTATGAATGGCCAGCGTACCGTGAATCTGATTTTTGCCTTGATGTGTCCTTTAGGTGCCTTACTGTTTTACTTTGGATTTCAATCGTTGGATGGGATGGCGCCAGGTCTGTTGGGCGCAACTCTGGCCTTCGCTGCTGGCGCCTTTGTCTGTATCGCGTTGAGCGATTTAATTCCCGAGGTTCACTTTCACAGTCACGACCGTCTGAAGCTGAGCTTTACGTTCTTGCTCGGTATCGCAGTCGCTTACGCTATCGCCTTTATCGAGCCCGCCAGTTTACACGCAATGCACTAG
- the hemH gene encoding ferrochelatase, giving the protein MKYHGYPDFKHNQHGRVGVLLTNLGTPEAPTAKALRPYLKQFLWDPRVVEVPRPLWWLILNGIILRVRPKRSAAAYAEVWTDEGSPLLTHSLNQAKALQCALAEPYGDQVIVDVAMRYGQPSIGSVIDKMLSAGVRKLIVLPLYPQYSAATTGSTFDAIADEFKQRRWLPDFRFISHYHDHSGFIHAITNRIKAHWAEHGRTDKLLFSYHGMPQKYLENGDPYHCECHKTTRLIAEQLGLAPNEYLTTFQSRFGRDPWLQPYTDETLKALPQQGVKSVQIICPGFSSDCLETIEEIGGENCEYFLEAGGERYEYIPCLNAEPDHIELMRTLIEEQAKDWLTAQTQDAQQTQDLAIALGAKQ; this is encoded by the coding sequence ATGAAATATCACGGCTACCCCGACTTTAAACACAATCAGCATGGCCGTGTGGGTGTTCTCTTGACCAACTTGGGCACACCCGAAGCACCTACGGCGAAAGCTTTACGTCCTTATCTAAAGCAATTTTTGTGGGACCCGCGAGTGGTGGAAGTACCTCGACCTCTGTGGTGGCTGATCCTAAACGGCATTATCTTGCGCGTTCGACCAAAGCGTTCTGCGGCTGCCTACGCCGAGGTGTGGACCGACGAAGGCTCGCCTTTGCTGACTCACAGCCTAAACCAAGCGAAAGCACTTCAGTGCGCTCTGGCAGAACCCTATGGTGATCAGGTCATAGTGGATGTCGCTATGCGCTACGGGCAACCCTCCATTGGATCGGTAATCGATAAGATGCTCTCAGCAGGCGTGCGCAAACTCATCGTTCTACCCTTGTATCCGCAATACAGTGCAGCCACCACGGGATCGACCTTCGATGCTATCGCCGATGAGTTTAAACAGCGACGCTGGCTACCAGATTTTCGGTTTATCAGTCACTATCACGACCACAGCGGTTTCATTCATGCGATCACCAACAGAATCAAAGCACATTGGGCAGAGCACGGACGAACCGATAAATTGCTATTTTCGTATCACGGCATGCCGCAAAAATATTTGGAGAACGGCGATCCGTACCACTGCGAATGCCACAAAACCACGCGTCTCATTGCAGAGCAGCTTGGGCTCGCACCGAACGAATATCTGACCACATTTCAAAGTCGCTTTGGTCGCGACCCTTGGTTGCAGCCATACACCGACGAAACATTGAAAGCCTTGCCACAGCAGGGCGTTAAAAGCGTACAGATTATTTGCCCGGGGTTTTCCAGTGACTGTCTAGAAACGATCGAAGAAATTGGCGGTGAGAACTGCGAGTATTTCCTAGAAGCGGGCGGCGAACGCTATGAATATATTCCGTGTTTAAATGCCGAGCCCGATCATATAGAACTCATGCGAACCTTAATCGAAGAACAAGCCAAAGATTGGTTGACTGCTCAAACGCAAGACGCCCAGCAAACGCAGGACCTGGCAATAGCCCTGGGCGCCAAACAATAG
- a CDS encoding UrcA family protein, which translates to MKSFIRYTVMAFASVSIVAGAVQATADEAPVQLQAVNAISVSYADLNLDSVAGRDTLQKRIDRAAEKVCGPQSTRLAGSLSRAVKAQECYEQARSDAMTAVERGVQSL; encoded by the coding sequence ATGAAGAGTTTTATTCGATATACCGTAATGGCTTTTGCCTCAGTCTCCATTGTGGCAGGTGCAGTACAGGCAACGGCTGATGAGGCCCCAGTGCAGCTGCAAGCGGTAAACGCCATCAGTGTGTCCTATGCGGACCTGAATCTCGATTCAGTCGCTGGTCGAGATACCTTGCAAAAGCGTATTGATCGGGCCGCCGAGAAGGTGTGTGGGCCTCAGTCAACACGCCTGGCGGGTAGCTTATCGCGCGCAGTGAAAGCCCAAGAATGCTACGAGCAAGCGCGCTCAGATGCGATGACTGCGGTCGAGCGAGGTGTTCAGTCTTTGTAG